In Fusarium fujikuroi IMI 58289 draft genome, chromosome FFUJ_chr02, the genomic stretch ACCAACAACGACGCATGTATTCAATGCAGCAGGAGGATCAGCTCCAACGAGAGCTCTAATATTGAAACAGAAGGTCAGGATGATATTCTGGGTTTCATGACGCCTTGTTTCCATGTCATTTGCCGAAACTGCATCAAAACGTTTAAGGAAAGGGCCAAGGCTCTGATGCCAGAGGGCGAGAACAGTGGATATTGTCCAGTCTGCAATACCTACGTGAGACATGCTTTCGTACAGCTTCACCGAAGGGAGGTGGACGCGGAGCATGATGGTCCAGCCAAGCCCAAGTCACGAAATGCTGTCAAGAATTTCGACAAGTACGACGGCCCGCATACAAAGACTCGCGCTCTGATCGAAGATCTTTTAAAGTCCAAGGCAGCGAGTGAGGCGAATCCGTCTGAACCTCCGTACAAATCGGTAGTTTTCTCAGGCTGGACTTCTCATCTGGACCTCATTGAGCTTGCACTCAACGCCAACGACATCGTGTTCACCAGGCTCAACGGTAGTATGAGCCGCACACAACGAACTACCGCCATGGATAGGTTCCGCGAGGACAACACTGTCCATGTGATTTTGGTATCAATCATGGCCGGCGGTCTGGGACTGAACTTGACTTCTGGAAACAGCGTATACGTGATGGAACCGCAATACAACCCAGCCGCCGAGGCTCAGGCTATCGACCGTGTTCATCGGCTGGGACAGAAGCGTCCTGTCCGCACCGTTCGATACATCATGCGAGACAGTTTcgaagagaagatgctggagcttcaggagaagaagatgaagcttgcCAGCTTGAGCATGGACGGCCAAAACAGGAGCTTAGACAAGGCGGAGGCAGCTCGGCAAAAGTTGATGGATCTGCGTAGTCTTTTCAAATGAGTGACGAACAAGCCTCAGTCCCGTTGGGTACTGGAGCATTAATGACCGCATGAGACAGGAGTTTTTGGTTTTTGTTTCCTTCCTTATCTACTTAGTTATTTTCTCACGAGGCCTTTTCTCAACTCACTGGAAGTGAGTCGTTTCGGGCTCGAGCAGCATCAACCTGAGTGTGATCGCTCAGACATCATGGGATGGGTTAACTTTTTTCGTTCTTCGTTCTCGGGCAAGGCTATACACCTGGCTCTCACGAGATGGGTTTTATTTTTGTGTTGCATCATGGGATGGGATCATGAGCTGCAACGGGATGGGGTGGCAAGCGTTGAGTGGCATGCGGTACTATAAAATACAACCCTGGGATTTGCTGCATGGCGTACCTGGGCGAAATAGGCTTTTTAGTGGGAGATCAATGGGAATATGAGGGAGGCCTCACGATATAGACAATCAAATGAAGCTTTTCAGTACATCTCTGACCTTGGGAATTATCAGGTGCATATCAGGGTTGAGGGTTGAAAAGTTGTTTGGTGGTATCTTATTTTTGACAATGATCCTAATCTACTGATCCCTATAACGCCCCTTTGCCATCATCTTTTGTCTAACAAGTCCTATAGTTTAAGTTGACTCGTCCTCCTGCCGTAGTCCAGCATACTCTGTCCCCTGATTCGCAGTGCTCAAGCGCGCACACAAGCTCAATAAGACAACTGTCTCAGTAGCAGCATAATGGTTCAGTGCATCGAGCAAGATCTGCAGATGTCGACTGAAATTGCCCTCCCATTTACGGATGATCTCAAAGAGATTGTCGATGCGAGCATCTACCTCAGAGTTACCAGCCGAGGCGGCAGAGGTGTCATGATGAGCTGATGTTGAGCCGCGTTGTACCGTCTTTGTCATCTGGAAGCGCTTCCATTGATCTGCTGTCATGGTAGGGGGCTTGTTGTTGCCCGATAGATCTGGGTCTGACTTTTCGAGCTCACGGGTGAGCCAGTTTGTGTAGGCAGCGAAGATGGTACATGTCTGCATGAGTTTGGAATGGATCTGGAAAATATGTTAGCTATACTGAACGAGAAGTGGCTGGTGTATGAGAAAAGGCTTACCCTCAAgagcttgctgttggtgagCATGCACTCCTTGAGGCATGTATCCAAAAAGTCGACATGATCCTGCATCAACTCATCGACAGTCCGTGTTGGTACACCTAAACTCGAGTCCACAGGTTCGTCCTTTGTCTTTAGACGTGACATGAACTTGTTCCAATTTGGTTCAATGACTTCAGCCGTACAAAAGTAGAGAAGCTGTTGTACAAATACCAACATACGGGCACGAAGTGTCCAAACACGTCGCTTCCAGATCTCGAGTTTTCGCAAAGCCCCCTTGTGTGCCCAGCTGATGCCCCGAGTCTGTGTTTGCCATGTAGTCGATAGTTGCGATTCAAGATAGCGAAGCGAAAGGAGATAACGGAAGAGTGCTTGGTATCGCCATACCGTCTTTCGACTGATGACGAGTGAGACGGGGAAAGGGACGGAGTAGTCGAGTTGTAGGGATGTGAAGCCAACAGCGTTCTTATCGTTCTCAATGGGCTGATTAGCAACAGGCTGGAGCGCCTCTCCCTGTTCGATACCCGTGATGTTGACAACACGCTGCAGAGCCTTTGTGAGAACAATCTCATTCATTTCAACCTTGACATCCTCCTTGAACGGGTCAAGAGAGACAAGACTGCCGGGCTGACGCAGGACAAGATCCAGTAAAGATTGCAGCTTGCCGGTGTTAACAGACTTGACGGGTTTGCGCAACTCTGAGGCGCCCAGCTCGAGGAAATAGGAGAAGTAGTCTGAGGGATCGAGGAAGAAGTAGTGCTTGAGAGAGCGTAGACGAGCAGGTAGAGAGTGAGCTGTGAGGAGAAGTTGCATGAGAGATTCGTTGGCGTGGGCATAAGCGTTGTTGACGTTTTCGAGGAAGCGGTTGTCGTCGAAAGAAGCTGGCACGTCTTTTGATACTTTGCTCACATCGACGCCACCACATTCGCGGACAACGTTGAGATACTTGCCCGCTAATAgaaccttgtccttgacacCCTCGAGTTGTGGAGGAACATCATGATCCCGTATTGTATATCTTCTCTCCCAGTATTCATCGGTGTAATCTTGTTCCAGTCTCTCACGTTTAATGCTCTTTTGTTCCTTGATGAGGAACTCAGCGTGAGGATCGTGGATTCCGCCATGGTGAAGCCATTCGTTAAGCATAACCATGTAAGGTTTGCTGGCGTCCCGCAATAACGTCGTTAACAACGCTCGAGCTGAAGGATCGCCTGATAAAGATTCGAGACGTTTTGTGATTAGACCAAGAACCACGCCTCCTTTGCAAATCTTCTTGCCTGTCATGTTGCCTGGTACCAATTCGCC encodes the following:
- a CDS encoding related to gamma-tubulin complex component, producing MASGAPRASGRTSANDYRDERPRVSTNLKGERSDSRKGPPSTTQSTFSNVHKRSASGNPRTSSRNEEERRFETRRVTERTFEAHLERAVPRNTSPERSHRRNAPSESRATSKAPRHDTPEARQSRAETPLAPWNPEVTLLPHTTAPLASRISIPPLASTVPQAPQPKPLGELSLELQEAAIVEDLLFVFMGYEGQYIRFAKGYNPNEERDRLSGPSFRTLPGLDPSLQDLTQSMLKMATYYSALEAFVDVQSREEFGAVNHALCASIRKFLHDYLVMIAQLETQFLTSDTFTVHVLNIHTMSTSQMMLQLYSLAHELLKKNALLDDETDESEDSADDFENILETLRDGGELVPGNMTGKKICKGGVVLGLITKRLESLSGDPSARALLTTLLRDASKPYMVMLNEWLHHGGIHDPHAEFLIKEQKSIKRERLEQDYTDEYWERRYTIRDHDVPPQLEGVKDKVLLAGKYLNVVRECGGVDVSKVSKDVPASFDDNRFLENVNNAYAHANESLMQLLLTAHSLPARLRSLKHYFFLDPSDYFSYFLELGASELRKPVKSVNTGKLQSLLDLVLRQPGSLVSLDPFKEDVKVEMNEIVLTKALQRVVNITGIEQGEALQPVANQPIENDKNAVGFTSLQLDYSVPFPVSLVISRKTVWRYQALFRYLLSLRYLESQLSTTWQTQTRGISWAHKGALRKLEIWKRRVWTLRARMLVFVQQLLYFCTAEVIEPNWNKFMSRLKTKDEPVDSSLGVPTRTVDELMQDHVDFLDTCLKECMLTNSKLLRIHSKLMQTCTIFAAYTNWLTRELEKSDPDLSGNNKPPTMTADQWKRFQMTKTVQRGSTSAHHDTSAASAGNSEVDARIDNLFEIIRKWEGNFSRHLQILLDALNHYAATETVVLLSLCARLSTANQGTEYAGLRQEDEST